In Vibrio bathopelagicus, the following are encoded in one genomic region:
- the gspE gene encoding type II secretion system ATPase GspE encodes MAELVGAARTYQRLPFSFANRYKMVLEYQHPERAPILYYVEPLKSAAIIEVSRVVKNGFTPQAIGADEFDKKLTDAYQRDSSEARQLMEDIGADNDDFFSLAEELPQDEDLLESEDDAPIIKLINAMLGEAIKEGASDIHIETFEKSLSIRFRIDGVLRDVLAPSRKLAPLLVSRVKVMAKLDIAEKRVPQDGRISLRIGGRAVDVRVSTMPSSHGERVVMRLLDKNATRLDLHSLGMTAENHENFRKLIQRPHGIILVTGPTGSGKSTTLYAGLQELNSNERNILTVEDPIEFDIDGIGQTQVNPKVDMTFARGLRAILRQDPDVVMIGEIRDLETAEIAVQASLTGHLVMSTLHTNTAIGAITRLRDMGIEPFLISSSLLGVLAQRLVRTLCSECKEPYEADKEQKKLFGLKKKDSLTLYHAKGCDHCSHKGYRGRTGIHELLMIDDSVQELIHSEAGEQAIDKAIRGTTPSIRDDGLSKVLKGVTSLEEVMRVTKEV; translated from the coding sequence ATGGCTGAATTGGTAGGGGCGGCACGTACTTATCAGCGCTTGCCGTTTAGCTTTGCGAATCGCTACAAGATGGTGTTGGAGTATCAGCATCCAGAGCGTGCGCCGATACTTTATTATGTTGAGCCACTGAAATCGGCGGCTATCATTGAAGTAAGCCGCGTTGTGAAAAATGGTTTCACACCACAAGCGATCGGTGCAGACGAATTTGATAAAAAACTGACGGACGCGTACCAGCGTGACTCGTCGGAAGCTCGCCAGCTAATGGAAGACATTGGTGCCGACAACGACGACTTTTTCTCTCTGGCAGAAGAACTGCCTCAAGACGAAGACTTGCTCGAATCAGAAGACGATGCACCAATCATCAAGTTGATCAACGCGATGCTAGGTGAGGCGATCAAAGAGGGTGCTTCGGATATTCATATCGAAACCTTTGAGAAGTCATTGTCTATCCGCTTCCGTATTGATGGTGTATTACGTGATGTTCTCGCGCCAAGCCGCAAACTGGCTCCGCTGTTGGTTTCGCGTGTGAAGGTTATGGCTAAGTTGGATATTGCGGAAAAACGCGTGCCACAGGATGGGCGTATTTCTCTGCGTATCGGTGGTCGAGCGGTCGACGTTCGTGTTTCAACCATGCCGTCTTCGCACGGAGAACGTGTGGTAATGCGTCTGTTGGACAAAAATGCCACTCGCCTAGATCTACACAGCTTGGGTATGACGGCAGAGAACCACGAGAACTTCCGTAAGCTTATTCAGCGCCCGCACGGTATCATCTTGGTGACTGGCCCAACGGGTTCTGGTAAATCAACAACCTTGTATGCTGGTCTGCAAGAGCTCAACAGCAATGAGCGAAATATCCTTACCGTTGAAGATCCAATCGAATTCGATATCGATGGTATTGGTCAAACGCAAGTGAACCCTAAGGTTGATATGACCTTTGCGCGTGGTTTACGTGCCATTCTTCGTCAAGATCCCGATGTGGTTATGATCGGTGAAATCCGTGATTTGGAAACCGCCGAGATTGCAGTACAAGCTTCTTTGACGGGTCACTTGGTTATGTCGACTCTCCATACCAATACCGCGATAGGTGCAATTACGCGTCTACGTGATATGGGTATTGAACCTTTCTTGATCTCTTCTTCACTGCTCGGTGTTCTGGCACAGCGCTTGGTTCGAACCTTGTGTAGCGAGTGTAAAGAACCCTACGAAGCCGATAAAGAACAGAAAAAGCTGTTTGGTCTGAAGAAGAAAGACAGCCTAACCCTTTATCATGCTAAAGGCTGTGACCACTGTAGCCACAAAGGTTACCGAGGTCGTACCGGTATTCATGAGCTATTGATGATTGATGATTCGGTACAAGAGTTGATTCACAGTGAAGCGGGTGAGCAGGCGATTGATAAAGCAATTCGTGGCACAACACCAAGTATTCGAGATGATGGCTTGAGCAAAGTTCTTAAAGGGGTAACTTCCCTAGAAGAAGTGATGCGCGTGACCAAGGAAGTCTAG